A region of Flavobacterium indicum GPTSA100-9 = DSM 17447 DNA encodes the following proteins:
- a CDS encoding CvpA family protein, which yields MQFIDILCSIALLFALYKGYTNGLLVELASFISLLLGLYIAIHFSDILKNVLSEIVSWSPRYIQVIAFALTFVMVLFGIHFLAKLFSNIADFAHLGWLNKLAGAGFRLLKTVLVLSVLIGLIQKINFNNWLFSDKTKKDSLFYEPIQEVVQIIYPSFKELLDEIK from the coding sequence ATGCAATTCATCGACATCTTATGTAGTATTGCGCTACTTTTTGCTTTATACAAAGGGTATACAAATGGACTATTAGTGGAATTGGCTTCTTTCATTTCATTATTATTAGGTCTTTATATCGCAATTCATTTTTCTGATATCCTTAAAAACGTTTTGAGTGAAATTGTGTCTTGGTCACCAAGATATATACAAGTAATTGCATTTGCACTCACTTTTGTAATGGTGCTTTTTGGAATTCATTTTTTAGCCAAATTATTTTCAAATATTGCAGATTTTGCTCATTTAGGATGGTTAAATAAATTGGCAGGTGCTGGTTTTCGTCTTTTAAAAACGGTTTTAGTATTAAGTGTTCTAATTGGATTGATTCAAAAGATAAATTTTAATAATTGGTTATTCAGTGATAAAACAAAAAAAGATTCCTTGTTTTATGAACCCATACAAGAAGTAGTTCAAATAATTTATCCTTCTTTTAAAGAGTTATTAGATGAGATTAAATAA
- a CDS encoding c-type cytochrome → MKKISYTFFTITSLLVLNSCGKKTETDPMGNPVEQSTTATQTPEELGKEIFEGKGTCTTCHRADTKVIGPSIKEISKVYKDKKASIALFLKGEGEPLVDPSQYEVMKANFAITKTLSDEELEALEAYMHSLNK, encoded by the coding sequence ATGAAAAAAATAAGCTATACTTTTTTTACGATAACAAGTTTACTTGTGCTGAACAGTTGTGGTAAAAAAACTGAAACCGATCCAATGGGAAATCCTGTTGAACAAAGTACAACAGCTACACAAACACCGGAAGAACTAGGAAAAGAAATTTTTGAAGGAAAAGGAACTTGCACCACTTGTCACAGAGCAGATACCAAAGTTATAGGTCCAAGTATAAAAGAAATTTCAAAAGTTTATAAAGATAAAAAAGCGAGTATTGCTTTGTTTTTAAAAGGAGAAGGCGAACCATTAGTAGACCCAAGTCAGTATGAAGTCATGAAAGCTAATTTTGCCATAACCAAAACATTATCTGATGAAGAATTAGAGGCTTTAGAAGCTTATATGCATAGTTTAAATAAATAG
- the hemB gene encoding porphobilinogen synthase — protein MFPIHRGRRLRVNESIRSLVRETSLSPADFMFPMFIMEGENTKVEIPSMPGIFRRTLDLTVEEVRELFALGIRAVNIYVKVSDNLKDNTGKEAWNENGLMQRAIRAIKAACPEMIVMPDVALDPYSIYGHDGIIEKGDVANDATNDALVKMAVSHAQAGADFVAPSDMMDGRVLRLRQGLDAAGFHNVGIMSYSAKYASAFYGPFRDALDSAPKDADVAVPKDKKTYQMDYANRIEAVKEALWDVEEGADMVMVKPGIAYLDIVREVKNAVDVPVTVFHVSGEYAMIKAASERGWLDHDKIMMEQLMCIKRAGASLISTYFAKEAAILLNK, from the coding sequence ATGTTTCCAATACACAGAGGTCGTCGTTTACGAGTAAACGAATCTATAAGAAGTTTAGTAAGAGAAACCAGCTTAAGTCCAGCTGATTTTATGTTTCCCATGTTTATCATGGAAGGAGAAAACACAAAAGTGGAAATTCCTTCAATGCCTGGCATCTTTCGTCGTACGTTAGATTTAACCGTAGAAGAAGTAAGAGAATTATTTGCTTTAGGTATTCGTGCGGTTAATATCTATGTAAAAGTTAGCGATAATTTAAAAGATAATACTGGTAAAGAAGCTTGGAACGAAAATGGTTTGATGCAAAGAGCCATTCGTGCTATAAAAGCAGCTTGTCCCGAAATGATTGTAATGCCAGATGTGGCTTTAGACCCGTATTCGATTTATGGTCACGACGGAATTATTGAAAAAGGCGATGTGGCCAATGACGCCACCAATGATGCTTTGGTAAAAATGGCGGTTTCACATGCCCAAGCTGGTGCCGATTTTGTGGCACCAAGTGATATGATGGATGGTCGTGTATTGCGTTTACGTCAAGGCTTAGATGCAGCTGGATTTCACAATGTGGGAATCATGAGTTATTCAGCTAAATATGCTTCAGCATTTTATGGTCCGTTTAGAGATGCATTAGATTCGGCGCCAAAAGATGCTGATGTAGCAGTACCAAAAGATAAAAAGACTTATCAAATGGATTACGCCAATCGTATCGAAGCCGTTAAAGAAGCCCTTTGGGATGTAGAAGAAGGCGCTGATATGGTGATGGTAAAACCGGGGATTGCTTATTTAGATATTGTTCGTGAAGTGAAAAATGCAGTAGATGTTCCTGTAACGGTGTTTCATGTTTCAGGCGAATACGCTATGATTAAAGCCGCTTCCGAAAGAGGTTGGTTAGATCATGATAAAATTATGATGGAACAATTAATGTGTATTAAACGCGCAGGAGCCAGTTTAATTTCGACGTATTTTGCCAAAGAAGCAGCGATTTTATTAAATAAATAA
- a CDS encoding four helix bundle protein: MKDYKNFTVWQKSHQLTLDVYKVLKDFPKDEIFGLISQMKRSSSSIPTNIAEGCGRNTDKDFARFLIIAFGSANELEYQFILSKDLKFIDLETSEKLLFQIEEIKKMLNSLISKLNK; the protein is encoded by the coding sequence ATGAAAGACTATAAAAACTTTACAGTTTGGCAAAAATCACATCAATTGACATTAGATGTATATAAAGTTCTGAAAGATTTCCCTAAGGATGAAATATTTGGCTTAATAAGTCAAATGAAAAGATCTTCAAGTTCAATTCCAACAAATATTGCAGAAGGTTGTGGCAGAAATACGGACAAAGATTTTGCTCGATTTTTAATTATTGCATTTGGATCTGCAAATGAATTAGAATATCAATTTATATTAAGTAAAGATTTAAAATTTATTGATTTAGAGACAAGTGAAAAACTATTGTTTCAAATTGAAGAGATTAAAAAAATGCTAAATAGTTTAATTTCAAAATTAAATAAATAA
- the hemF gene encoding oxygen-dependent coproporphyrinogen oxidase: MKNKFYTYIQTLQDQICKGLEDIDGVAQFREDLWDRPEGGGGRTRVIENGAVFEKGGVNISAVHGKLPDTMQKMFGVGEADFFACGLSLVIHPKNPKVPTVHANWRYFEMYDEKGNIINQWFGGGQDLTPYYLFEEDAKHFHQTCKTACDKHNPEFYPNYKKKCDEYFWNTHRNEARGIGGLFFDYLKENDTMKMEDWYNFVTEVGNSFLQAYVPIVEKRKDISYTEAQRTWQEIRRGRYVEFNLVHDKGTLFGLKTNGRIESILMSLPPHVQWVYDHHPEVGSEEEKLIKVLENPVDWV; the protein is encoded by the coding sequence ATGAAAAATAAATTCTACACCTACATACAAACTTTACAAGATCAAATCTGTAAAGGTTTAGAAGACATAGACGGAGTGGCTCAATTCCGTGAAGATTTATGGGACAGACCCGAAGGCGGTGGTGGTCGCACACGCGTTATTGAAAATGGAGCTGTTTTTGAAAAAGGCGGTGTAAACATTTCAGCCGTTCATGGTAAACTACCTGATACCATGCAAAAAATGTTTGGTGTGGGAGAAGCTGATTTTTTTGCTTGCGGATTGAGTTTGGTAATCCATCCTAAAAATCCAAAGGTGCCAACGGTTCATGCGAATTGGCGTTATTTTGAAATGTATGACGAGAAAGGGAACATCATTAATCAATGGTTTGGTGGCGGACAAGATTTAACGCCGTATTATTTGTTTGAAGAAGATGCGAAACACTTTCATCAAACCTGTAAAACGGCTTGCGACAAACACAATCCAGAATTTTATCCGAATTATAAAAAGAAATGTGACGAGTATTTCTGGAATACGCATCGCAATGAAGCGAGAGGAATTGGCGGTTTGTTTTTCGATTATTTGAAAGAAAACGATACCATGAAAATGGAAGATTGGTACAATTTTGTTACTGAAGTTGGGAATTCGTTCTTACAAGCCTATGTGCCAATTGTAGAAAAAAGAAAAGATATATCTTATACCGAAGCACAACGTACATGGCAAGAAATTCGACGTGGCCGTTATGTAGAATTCAATTTGGTTCATGATAAAGGAACTTTATTTGGATTAAAAACCAACGGTAGAATCGAAAGTATTTTGATGAGTTTGCCACCCCACGTACAATGGGTGTATGACCATCATCCTGAAGTAGGAAGTGAAGAAGAAAAATTGATTAAAGTTTTAGAGAATCCAGTAGATTGGGTATAA
- the hemE gene encoding uroporphyrinogen decarboxylase → MIKNDLFLRALKGESVERPPVWMMRQAGRYLPEFRALRDKYDFFTRCETPELAAEITVQPIRIVKPDAAILFSDILVVPRAMGIDVELKDNIGPIIPNPIRSMEQVNQVFIPDVNESLGYVMDAIKLTKEMLNNEVPLIGFAGSPWTIFCYAVEGKGSKSYDTAKGFCFSQPDAAHALLQKITDTTILYLKEKVKNGCNAIQIFDSWGGMLSPVDYQEFSWKYINQIVEALAPLTEVIVFGKGCWFALNEMSKSKASALGVDWTCSPRNARYLTGGDITLQGNFDPSRLLSPIPTIKKMVHEMIDEFGKDKYIVNLGHGILPNIPVDHAKAFVEAVKEYK, encoded by the coding sequence ATGATAAAAAACGATTTATTTTTAAGAGCATTAAAAGGAGAAAGTGTTGAACGTCCACCCGTTTGGATGATGCGTCAAGCCGGAAGATATTTACCTGAATTTAGAGCATTACGCGATAAATATGATTTTTTCACACGCTGTGAAACACCAGAATTAGCTGCTGAAATTACAGTTCAACCGATTCGAATTGTAAAACCAGATGCTGCTATTTTATTCTCTGATATTTTAGTAGTTCCTAGAGCTATGGGAATTGATGTGGAATTAAAAGACAACATCGGACCAATTATTCCGAACCCAATTCGTTCTATGGAACAAGTAAACCAAGTTTTTATTCCAGATGTGAATGAATCATTGGGTTATGTAATGGACGCCATTAAATTAACAAAAGAAATGTTGAACAACGAAGTACCGTTAATTGGTTTTGCGGGTTCGCCATGGACTATTTTTTGTTATGCTGTAGAAGGAAAAGGCTCTAAAAGTTACGACACAGCTAAAGGATTTTGTTTTTCACAACCTGATGCTGCACATGCTTTATTGCAAAAAATCACTGATACTACTATATTATACTTAAAAGAAAAAGTAAAAAATGGTTGTAATGCTATTCAGATTTTCGATTCTTGGGGAGGTATGTTATCTCCGGTAGATTATCAAGAATTCTCTTGGAAATACATCAACCAAATCGTTGAGGCTTTAGCTCCCCTAACAGAAGTAATTGTGTTTGGAAAAGGTTGTTGGTTTGCACTAAATGAAATGTCAAAATCAAAAGCTTCGGCTTTAGGTGTAGACTGGACATGTTCTCCAAGAAATGCGCGTTATTTAACTGGTGGTGACATCACGTTACAAGGAAATTTCGACCCAAGTCGTTTACTTTCTCCAATTCCAACTATCAAAAAAATGGTTCATGAAATGATTGACGAATTCGGAAAAGATAAATACATTGTCAACTTAGGCCACGGTATTTTACCAAATATCCCTGTAGATCACGCGAAAGCATTTGTGGAAGCAGTTAAGGAGTATAAATAG
- a CDS encoding uroporphyrinogen-III synthase, giving the protein MEEKIGILSTKKLASNQKQYLLNAGFLVIDEDFITTKAISFEIQSLNDILIFTSQNAVQNVLQHKNELIDKPAICVGEKTKQLLENNGFNVLNSLADANQLIQVFEKEYIGTSVTFFCGKSRLNTIPDFLSKKNIQHEIIEVYETIETPIKIRTKMNGLLFFSPSGVSSFAKENTISNEMCFCIGTTTAKAVEKYSKNIIVANQPSVENVIIQCINYYKVN; this is encoded by the coding sequence GTGGAAGAAAAAATAGGCATCCTATCAACTAAGAAATTAGCATCAAATCAAAAACAATATTTGTTAAATGCAGGTTTTTTAGTAATTGATGAAGATTTTATCACCACAAAAGCCATCTCTTTTGAAATTCAATCGCTAAATGATATTTTGATATTCACCAGTCAAAACGCGGTTCAAAACGTTCTTCAACATAAAAATGAATTAATTGATAAACCTGCAATTTGTGTGGGTGAAAAAACAAAGCAACTTTTGGAGAACAATGGATTTAACGTCTTAAATTCTCTAGCTGATGCCAATCAACTAATTCAAGTTTTCGAGAAAGAATACATCGGCACAAGTGTTACTTTTTTTTGTGGAAAGTCGAGATTAAATACTATTCCTGATTTTTTAAGTAAAAAAAACATTCAACACGAAATCATAGAAGTGTACGAAACCATAGAAACACCAATTAAAATAAGGACTAAGATGAATGGTTTATTGTTTTTTAGTCCCTCAGGTGTATCAAGTTTTGCAAAAGAAAATACAATTAGTAATGAAATGTGTTTTTGCATCGGAACTACTACAGCAAAAGCTGTTGAAAAATATTCTAAAAATATAATAGTTGCCAATCAACCCAGTGTTGAAAATGTAATTATTCAATGTATAAATTATTATAAAGTTAATTGA
- the hemC gene encoding hydroxymethylbilane synthase, translated as MKNKTIRIGTRDSELALWQAHTVEKKLNDLGYKTEIVAVKSQGDIILDKPLYELGITGIFTKTLDIAMITGQVDIAVHSMKDVPTALPQGIVQAAVLERANTVDLLVHKGNLDFLEKEGTIATGSLRRQAQWLHKYPQHQTVDLRGNVNTRMQKLQESDWGGAIFAAAGLERINLKPDTFINLDWMIPAPAQGAMVVVAMAEDTFSLEALSELNHVETEICTYIERQFLRTLEGGCTAPIGALATYEEKTDELHFQGALFSIDGKQKLAIDRKYDISEWKKLGFNAAKEILANGGKEVMETIKLQLKK; from the coding sequence ATGAAAAACAAAACCATTAGAATAGGTACTCGAGACAGTGAGTTAGCGCTTTGGCAAGCACACACTGTTGAAAAAAAACTAAACGACTTAGGGTATAAAACTGAAATCGTTGCCGTTAAATCTCAAGGAGATATTATTTTAGACAAACCTTTGTATGAATTAGGCATCACTGGAATATTTACTAAAACTTTAGACATTGCTATGATTACAGGGCAAGTAGATATTGCCGTGCATTCCATGAAAGATGTACCCACTGCTTTACCACAAGGAATAGTGCAAGCTGCTGTTTTAGAACGAGCCAATACGGTTGACTTATTAGTCCACAAAGGTAATTTAGATTTCTTAGAAAAAGAAGGTACAATCGCAACTGGAAGTCTTCGCAGACAAGCACAATGGCTACATAAATACCCACAACATCAAACGGTTGATTTACGCGGAAATGTAAACACACGCATGCAAAAATTACAAGAAAGTGATTGGGGTGGAGCTATTTTTGCTGCAGCGGGATTAGAACGAATTAATTTAAAACCAGATACATTCATCAATTTAGATTGGATGATTCCTGCTCCCGCACAAGGCGCAATGGTAGTTGTTGCTATGGCTGAAGATACTTTTTCGTTAGAGGCGCTTTCAGAACTCAACCATGTTGAAACTGAAATTTGCACCTACATTGAAAGACAATTTTTAAGAACTTTAGAAGGTGGATGTACTGCTCCTATTGGTGCTTTAGCAACTTACGAAGAAAAAACAGATGAATTGCATTTTCAAGGTGCCTTATTTTCAATTGACGGCAAACAAAAATTAGCCATTGATAGAAAGTACGACATTTCTGAATGGAAAAAATTAGGTTTTAATGCCGCGAAAGAAATATTAGCTAACGGCGGAAAGGAAGTAATGGAAACAATTAAATTACAATTAAAAAAGTAA
- the hemA gene encoding glutamyl-tRNA reductase, which produces MDNNTPIKHPTFYAVGLSYKKADAEMRGKFSLDEKAKTNLLTQAKNEGIESLIVISTCNRTEIYGFAQHPFQLIKLLCENSQGTVEDFQQVAYVYKGKEAVNHLFRVGTGLDSQILGDFEIISQIKLGFTESKKHNLGNAYIERLVNSVIQASRRVKNETEISSGATSVSFASVQYIFKNVEDIANKNILLFGTGKIGRNTCENLVKHTKHDQITLINRTKDKAEKLAKKLDLIVKDYADLQVEIQKADVLVVATGAQNPTVDKEILNLKKPLLILDLSIPMNVNENVKEIEGVSLVHMDHLSQITDETLENRKKHIPAAEAIISEIVDEFMTWTKGRKYAPTIHALKAKLNSIKDLELNYQKKKMDNFDEEQAEIITTRLIQKITNHFANHLKDENTAVDESVEWIQKVFQLENKEKQPLL; this is translated from the coding sequence ATGGACAATAATACCCCAATTAAACATCCAACATTCTACGCTGTTGGTTTAAGTTATAAAAAAGCCGATGCAGAAATGCGTGGCAAATTTAGTTTAGACGAAAAAGCTAAAACAAATTTATTAACCCAAGCAAAGAATGAGGGTATTGAAAGTTTAATCGTAATTTCAACATGCAATAGAACCGAAATTTATGGTTTTGCTCAACATCCGTTTCAATTAATTAAATTACTTTGTGAAAACAGTCAAGGAACCGTTGAAGATTTCCAACAAGTTGCCTATGTTTACAAAGGTAAAGAAGCTGTTAATCATTTGTTTCGAGTGGGAACAGGATTAGACAGTCAAATTTTAGGCGACTTTGAAATTATTTCCCAAATAAAATTAGGATTTACAGAAAGTAAAAAACACAATTTAGGTAATGCATATATTGAACGTTTAGTAAATTCTGTAATTCAAGCCAGCAGAAGAGTTAAAAATGAAACAGAAATATCTTCTGGAGCTACTTCCGTTTCTTTTGCTTCAGTTCAATATATTTTCAAAAACGTTGAAGATATTGCAAACAAAAACATTCTTCTTTTTGGTACAGGAAAAATAGGACGAAATACTTGTGAAAATTTAGTCAAACATACCAAACACGACCAAATTACATTAATCAATAGAACAAAAGATAAAGCAGAAAAATTAGCTAAAAAATTAGATTTAATCGTAAAAGACTATGCTGATTTACAAGTTGAAATTCAAAAAGCCGATGTCTTAGTTGTCGCAACAGGCGCACAAAACCCTACCGTTGATAAAGAAATTTTAAATCTAAAAAAACCTTTGCTTATTTTAGATTTATCGATCCCGATGAATGTGAATGAAAATGTAAAAGAAATAGAAGGTGTTTCGCTTGTACACATGGATCATTTGTCTCAAATTACAGATGAAACATTAGAAAACAGAAAAAAACATATTCCCGCTGCCGAAGCAATAATTTCAGAAATAGTTGATGAATTTATGACTTGGACAAAAGGTAGAAAATATGCACCAACCATTCATGCACTAAAAGCAAAATTAAACTCAATAAAAGATTTAGAATTAAACTATCAAAAGAAAAAAATGGATAATTTCGACGAAGAACAAGCTGAAATTATTACAACACGTTTAATCCAAAAAATCACCAATCATTTTGCTAATCATTTAAAAGATGAAAACACTGCAGTTGATGAAAGTGTTGAATGGATTCAAAAAGTATTCCAACTAGAAAATAAAGAAAAACAACCATTGCTTTAA
- a CDS encoding helix-turn-helix transcriptional regulator has translation MGSVEEIKIDQDFILLRFQNDSDVSERFEKQVETGLIQFHFNVKGKGKFIFNNGNYALDLKEEKSLLLYNPQKELPLHLEILPKSWIISVLISIKKFHALFSSEAEVIPFLSKDNLERKYYGEEDVTPAMAIVLNQIFHYNQNTSIKNLYLKGKSYELLSLFFSRNEDPNAEHCPFLADEENVLKIKKVKEIIIARMAEPPSLQELADEVGISLKRLKEGFKEIYGDTVFNFLLDYKLDYARKMLDSGSYNVNEVGLKIGYSTSSHFIAAFKKKFGTTPKKYLLSLNI, from the coding sequence ATGGGTTCAGTTGAAGAAATAAAAATTGATCAAGATTTTATTTTACTTCGTTTTCAAAATGATTCAGATGTAAGTGAACGTTTTGAAAAACAAGTAGAAACGGGTTTAATACAGTTTCATTTTAATGTGAAAGGTAAAGGTAAATTTATTTTTAATAACGGTAACTATGCATTAGATTTAAAAGAGGAAAAGTCGTTGTTGTTGTACAATCCTCAAAAAGAATTGCCATTACATTTGGAAATTTTACCTAAATCATGGATTATTTCTGTTTTAATTTCAATTAAAAAATTTCATGCTTTATTTTCTTCAGAAGCAGAGGTCATTCCGTTTTTAAGTAAAGATAATTTGGAACGAAAATATTATGGAGAGGAAGATGTTACACCTGCAATGGCTATAGTTCTGAATCAAATTTTTCATTACAATCAAAATACGAGTATTAAAAATTTATATTTAAAAGGTAAAAGTTATGAGTTATTGAGTTTGTTTTTTAGTAGAAATGAAGATCCAAATGCAGAACATTGCCCATTTTTAGCCGATGAAGAAAATGTTTTAAAAATTAAAAAAGTTAAAGAAATTATTATTGCTCGAATGGCTGAACCACCAAGTTTACAAGAATTAGCCGACGAAGTGGGGATTTCACTGAAACGATTAAAGGAAGGGTTCAAAGAAATATATGGTGATACGGTGTTTAATTTTTTACTAGATTATAAATTAGATTATGCCAGAAAAATGTTAGATTCTGGAAGTTATAATGTCAATGAAGTTGGTTTGAAAATTGGCTATAGTACATCAAGCCATTTTATTGCAGCATTCAAGAAAAAATTTGGTACTACACCTAAGAAATATTTATTGTCTTTAAATATTTAG
- the hemH gene encoding ferrochelatase, translating to MKKGVLLVNLGSPESTDTKDVRRYLDEFLMDERVIDLPYVLRALLVKGIILNTRPKKSAEAYKKIWWPEGSPLIVLSKRLQQNLQKKVAIPVELAMRYGNPSLEFGLSQLVAQGVEEVFLVPLYPQFAMATTETILVLAEKIKNKNFPNLKIKAQPAFYNKKDYIKNLADSIKDSLTDFNSDYILFSYHGVPERHIKKSDVTKSHCQINAECCATPSKAHEFCYRHQCLETTKQVAELLGLKEGTYSTSFQSRLGRDPWLQPYTDATIDGLAQKGIKNLAVVTPAFVSDCLETLEEIGMEAAHSFKENGGENFLSIPCLNDREDWVATLANWIKDFQNT from the coding sequence ATGAAAAAAGGAGTTTTATTAGTAAATTTAGGGTCTCCTGAAAGTACTGATACAAAAGATGTTAGACGATATTTAGATGAGTTTTTAATGGATGAGAGGGTAATCGATCTTCCTTATGTGTTAAGAGCCTTGTTGGTTAAAGGTATTATTTTAAATACACGTCCTAAAAAATCTGCTGAAGCTTATAAAAAAATTTGGTGGCCTGAGGGTTCTCCTTTAATAGTATTATCAAAGCGATTGCAACAAAATTTACAAAAAAAAGTAGCTATTCCAGTAGAATTAGCAATGCGCTATGGAAATCCAAGTCTGGAATTTGGATTGTCTCAATTAGTTGCGCAAGGAGTAGAAGAAGTGTTTTTAGTGCCGCTTTACCCGCAATTTGCGATGGCTACTACTGAAACAATTCTTGTTTTGGCCGAAAAAATTAAAAATAAAAATTTTCCTAACTTAAAAATTAAAGCGCAACCGGCCTTCTATAACAAAAAAGATTATATTAAAAATTTAGCTGATTCGATTAAGGATAGTTTAACTGATTTTAATTCGGATTATATTTTATTTTCCTATCATGGAGTTCCAGAGCGCCATATTAAAAAGTCGGATGTTACAAAAAGTCATTGTCAAATTAATGCAGAATGTTGTGCAACACCTTCTAAAGCACATGAATTTTGTTACCGTCATCAATGCTTAGAAACTACGAAGCAAGTGGCTGAATTGTTAGGTTTAAAAGAAGGAACTTATAGTACTTCATTTCAATCGCGATTGGGTCGTGATCCTTGGTTGCAACCGTATACTGATGCTACAATAGATGGTTTGGCCCAAAAAGGAATTAAAAATTTAGCAGTGGTTACTCCAGCATTTGTTTCTGATTGTTTAGAAACGTTAGAAGAAATTGGAATGGAAGCTGCACATAGTTTTAAAGAAAATGGTGGTGAAAACTTCCTATCTATCCCTTGCTTAAATGATAGGGAAGATTGGGTTGCTACTTTAGCAAATTGGATTAAAGATTTTCAAAACACATAA
- a CDS encoding CopD family protein, with the protein MDLYSTIKSLHLIFVITWFAGLFYIVRLFVYHAEAKQMKEPEQSILIKQYQLMQYRLWYIITWPSAVLASIFAFSLLYLNPEWLTQKWMHVKLVFVLLLYLYQLKCHQIFKQLQNNQVKHTSNFFRIWNEGATIILFSVVFLVILKNAINWIFGVIGIILFSVLLMIGFKMYKKIREKNV; encoded by the coding sequence ATGGATTTGTATAGTACTATAAAATCGCTCCATTTAATTTTTGTAATTACGTGGTTTGCCGGTTTGTTTTATATAGTTAGACTTTTTGTTTACCATGCAGAAGCTAAACAAATGAAAGAACCTGAGCAAAGTATTTTGATAAAACAATATCAATTAATGCAGTACCGATTATGGTATATTATTACTTGGCCAAGCGCTGTTTTAGCTAGCATTTTTGCGTTTAGTTTACTTTATCTAAACCCAGAATGGTTAACCCAAAAGTGGATGCACGTTAAATTAGTATTTGTTTTGTTATTGTACTTGTACCAATTAAAATGTCATCAAATTTTTAAGCAATTACAAAACAATCAAGTAAAGCATACTTCTAATTTTTTCAGAATATGGAATGAAGGAGCTACAATTATCTTGTTTTCAGTTGTGTTTTTAGTAATATTAAAGAATGCAATAAATTGGATTTTTGGTGTAATTGGTATTATTTTGTTTTCAGTACTCTTAATGATCGGATTTAAAATGTACAAAAAAATTAGAGAAAAAAATGTTTAA